The following proteins are encoded in a genomic region of Coffea eugenioides isolate CCC68of chromosome 6, Ceug_1.0, whole genome shotgun sequence:
- the LOC113774504 gene encoding dnaJ protein ERDJ2A translates to MAAAEENSTLFPIFILTLMAFPLVPYTLIKLFHAVSKKTTNINCQCSVCFRSGKYRKSIFKRISNFSTYSNLTLVLLWVIMAVLAYYIKHISSEIQVFEPFNILGLEAGASDSEIKKAYRRLSIQYHPDKNPDPEAHKYFVDYISKAYQALTDPVSRENFEKYGHPDGRQGLQMGIALPKFLLDIDGSSGGILLLGIVGVCIILPLMIAVIYLSRSAKYTGNYVMHSTIYAYYISMKPSLAPSKVLDLFVKATEYRDTPVHRIDEEPLQKLFVLVRSELNLDVKNIRQEQAKFFKQHPGYVKSELLIQAHLTRETSDLSPNLQRDLKRVLELAPRLLEELMKMTLIPRTAQGHGWLRPATGVVELSQCIVQAVPLSARKATGSSEGYAPFLQLPHFSETVVKKIARKKIRTFQDFRDMKLEERAELLSQVAGFSALESEDVEKVLQMMPSISLDISCETEGEEGIQEGDIVTLHAWITLERGNGLIRALPHAPYFPCDKEENFWLLLADSLSNDVWISQRVNFMDEATAIIAASKAIQELKEGSGASARDVKATVKEAIAKVKKGSRLVMGKFQAPAEGNYNLTSLCLCDSWIGCDVKSNLKLKVLKRSRAGTRGVVSTDEVPTVEDGIEEEDEEEEEEYDDYESEYSEDEEDVKDTKSRGAVANGSAHSKSNGSSSDSSGSEED, encoded by the exons ATGGCTGCAGCAGAAGAGAATAGTACTCTCTTCCCAATATTTATATTGACACTAATGGCTTTTCCTCTAGTACCGTACACATTAATCAAGTTATTCCATGCTGTTTCAAAGAAAACTACAAACATTAACTGTCAGTGTTCAGTTTGTTTTCGGTCTGGGAAATATCGCAAATCAATCTTCAAGCGG ATTTCAAACTTTTCGACTTATAGTAATTTGACACTTGTACTCTTGTGGGTCATCATGGCAGTTTTGGCTTATTACATCAAACATATTAGCAGCGAG ATCCAAGTGTTTGAGCCATTCAATATTCTGGGACTGGAAGCTGGAGCTTCTGATTCTGAAATTAAGAAGGCATATAGGAGACTTTCCATTCAGTACCATCCTGATAAAAATCCAGATCCAG AGGCACATAAATATTTCGTGGATTACATTTCAAAGGCTTATCAAGCTTTAACAGACCCAGTATCACGTGAGAACTTTGAAAAGTATGGTCATCCTGATGGAAGGCAG GGTCTTCAAATGGGCATAGCCCTTCCTAAATTCCTGCTAGACATTGACGGATCATCTGGTGGAATACTTTTGCTTGGCATAGTTGGAGTTTGCATCATTTTGCCTTTGATGATTGCTGTCATATATTTATCAAGATCTGCAAAATATACTGGAAACTATGTGATGCACTCAACGATCTATGCATATTACATCAGCATGAAGCCGTCTTTAGCTCCAAG TAAAGTCTTGGATCTCTTCGTGAAGGCTACTGAGTACAGGGACACTCCTGTCCATCGGATTGATGAAGAGCCTCTTCAGAAACTTTTTGTATTAGTCAGGAGTGAGTTGAATTTAGACGTGAAGAACATCCGCCAAGAACAAGCAAAGTTCTTTAAGCAACATCCTGGCTATGTGAAG TCTGAATTATTGATTCAAGCTCATTTAACTCGTGAAACATCAGATTTATCTCCAAACTTGCAACGTGATTTGAAACGGGTGCTTGAACTTGCTCCTCGTCTTCTTGAAGAATTGATGAAG ATGACACTCATACCTCGCACTGCACAGGGGCATGGATGGCTGAGACCCGCAACTGGCGTAGTTGAACTGTCCCAGTGTATCGTTCAG GCAGTTCCATTAAGCGCAAGAAAAGCAACTGGATCTAGTGAGGGCTATGCACCTTTTCTGCAGCTGCCACATTTCAGTGAGACAGTGGTGAAAAAGATTGCAAGAaag aaaattcgCACATTTCAAGACTTCCGAGATATGAAACTGGAAGAGCGTGCGGAGCTTCTCAGTCAGGTTGCTGGGTTCTCTGCTTTGGAATCAGAAGATGTGGAGAAGGTTCTTCAAATGATGCCTTCAATTTCACTTGATATCTCGTGTGAGACTGAAGGTGAAGAGGGGATACAAGAGGGTGACATAGTCACACTGCATGCTTGGATCACTCTTGAGCGTGGCAATGGTTTGATTCGTGCCCTTCCACATGCTCCATATTTTCCCTGCGACAAAGAGGAGAATTTCTGGTTGCTGCTTGCGGACTCTCTGTCAAATGATGTCTGGATATCCCAGAGGGTCAACTTTATGGATGAAGCTACAGCCATCATTGCTGCATCAAAAGCAATTCAAGAGTTGAAAGAAGGCTCCGGTGCTAGTGCAAGGGATGTAAAAGCAACTGTTAAAGAAGCAATTGCTAAGGTTAAAAAGGGATCTAGGCTAGTAATGGGCAAGTTCCAAGCTCCAGCTGAGGGAAACTACAACTTGACTTCTCTTTGCTTGTGCGACTCCTGGATTGGCTGTGATGTGAAGTCAAATCTGAAGTTGAAGGTTTTGAAACGCAGCAGGGCAGGTACAAGGGGCGTTGTCTCAACGGATGAGGTACCGACGGTGGAGGATGGAATTGAGGAGGAAGatgaggaggaagaagaagaatatgATGATTATGAGAGTGAGTATAGTGAAGACGAAGAGGACGTGAAAGACACAAAGAGCAGAGGGGCTGTAGCCAATGGTTCTGCTCACAGTAAAAGTAATGGTTCAAGCTCTGATAGTTCAGGAAGTGAGGAAGATTAG
- the LOC113774641 gene encoding uncharacterized protein LOC113774641, with translation MEGRNVEAQDPNSTQKHRVVCCIGDLHGYVTKLQRLWTNLETLIGPSDFESALVIFLGDYCDRGPDTRKVIDFLISLPSKYPKQSHVFLCGNHDLAFGAFLGVLPRPPDGSPFSETWKEYEMNEEREGWYKGEGFENMHVQGRRWAGKITVRFNALKGTEYKGSIYDACPTFESYGVPHGSADLMKAVPDEHKKFLADLVWVHDEDNISIETEEGIKNCKLIAVHAGLEKDKEIQKQMESLKAKDTRISKVEALSGRKNVWEIPQELTKSPTIVLSGHHGKLHVEGLRLIIDQGGGLENNPVAAMVLPSRMVVRDTDDLIK, from the exons ATGGAAGGGCGAAATGTTGAAGCTCAAGACCCCAACTCCACCCAAAAACACCGAGTGGTCTGTTGCATAGGTGATCTTCATGGGTACGTGACCAAGCTCCAGAGACTCTGGACAAATCTTGAAACCCTCATAGGCCCGTCTGATTTTGAGTCTGCCCTCGTCATTTTCTTGGGTGATTATTGCGATAGAGGTCCTGACACCCGCAAAGTCATAGATTTCTTGATATCTTTGCCCTCGAAATACCCGAAACAGTCCCACGTTTTTCTGTGTGGGAACCATGATCTTGCCTTTGGGGCGTTCTTGGGGGTCCTTCCCAGGCCCCCGGATGGCTCCCCCTTCTCGGAGACTTGGAAGGAGTATGAGATGAATGAGGAGAGAGAGGGGTGGTATAAAGGTGAGGGCTTTGAGAATATGCATGTGCAGGGAAGGAGATGGGCTGGCAAAATTACTGTCAGATTTAATGCGCTGAAGGGCACTGAGTACAAGGGATCGATTTATGATGCTTGCCCCACGTTTGAATCTTATGGAGTTCCACATGGATCTGCTG ATTTGATGAAGGCTGTTCCTGATGAACATAAAAAGTTCCTTGCTGATTTGGTTTGGGTCCATGACGAG GATAACATCAGCATAGAGACTGAGGAAGGGATTAAAAACTGTAAATTGATTGCTGTACATGCTGGTTTGGAGAAAGATAAAGAGATTCAAAAACAGATGGAATCTCTGAAAGCCAAGGACACGAGGATTTCTAAAGTGGAAGCTCTCAGTGGGAGGAAAAATGTCTGGGAAATTCCTCAg GAACTTACTAAATCCCCAACGATTGTGTTGAGTGGTCATCATGGAAAGCTCCACGTCGAAGGGCTTCGGTTGATAATAGATCAAGGTGGTGGACTGGAGAATAATCCTGTGGCTGCAATGGTGCTTCCGTCTAGGATGGTTGTCCGTGATACCGACGATTTGATAAAGTAA